Proteins encoded by one window of Chrysemys picta bellii isolate R12L10 chromosome 10, ASM1138683v2, whole genome shotgun sequence:
- the PIERCE2 gene encoding piercer of microtubule wall 2 protein, with the protein MTSAEMLPSSTNTEKIKSVQLPSCANPGNPVFSCMLDPKTLTTNNFLTNPQLLLFKTTSSEYGAIPPTSQMVPCTYHPKDETFTKHLLTCGLTQHNYINTAIDRSRVYDYPNMQHTL; encoded by the coding sequence ATGACTTCTGCTGAGATGCTACCATCAAGTACCAACACTGAGAAAATCAAATCTGTTCAACTGCCGTCCTGTGCAAATCCTGGCAATCCTGTGTTTTCCTGTATGTTGGACCCAAAGACACTCACTACCAATAATTTCTTGACAAACCCTCAGCTTTTACTGTTTAAAACAACTTCAAGTGAATATGGTGCTATACCACCTACGTCTCAAATGGTACCGTGTACCTACCATCCAAAGGATGAAACATTTACAAAACATTTGTTAACTTGTGGTTTGACTCAACATAATTATATAAACACTGCCATTGACAGAAGTAGGGTATATGACTACCCAAATATGCAGCATACTCTGTAA